The following proteins come from a genomic window of Microbacterium sulfonylureivorans:
- a CDS encoding DUF5302 domain-containing protein, with protein MSTDEKPAGAASDEMKRKFKEALDKKNSQHREGESHLDGDSSIHGTHGAVTKREFRRKSG; from the coding sequence ATGAGCACCGACGAGAAGCCGGCGGGCGCGGCATCCGATGAGATGAAGCGCAAGTTCAAGGAAGCACTGGACAAGAAGAACTCGCAGCACCGGGAAGGCGAATCGCACCTCGACGGCGACTCCTCGATCCACGGCACGCACGGCGCAGTGACCAAGCGCGAGTTCCGCCGCAAGAGCGGCTGA
- a CDS encoding polyribonucleotide nucleotidyltransferase: MEGPEITAAEAVLDNGRFGTRTVRFETGRLAQQAQGAVAAYLDEETMLLSATSAGKHPREGFDFFPLTVDVEERSYAAGKIPGSFFRREGRPSTEAILVCRLIDRPLRPSFVDGLRNEVQIVVTVLSIAPGEFYDALAINAASLSTQISGLPFSGPIAGVRLALIPGHGENADQWIAFPTVTQLEEAVFDLIVAGRVITDADGNEDVAIMMVEAEATEGSWNLIKGGATKPNEQVVAEGLEASKPFIKQLVAAQNVVANTAAKEIKEFPVFLPYSQETYDFVAHRAYDKLVPIYQIADKIERQNADDELKDAVKAELLAAVESGELQAVATLEFSAAYKSVTKKIVRGRILAEGVRMDGRGLADIRPLDAEVQVIPRVHGSAIFQRGETQILGVTTLNMLKMEQQIDSLSPVTHKRYMHHYNFPPYSTGETGRVGSPKRREIGHGFLAERALVPVLPSREEFPYAIRQVSEALGSNGSTSMGSVCASTLSLLNAGVPLRAPVAGIAMGLVSDEVDGQTRYAALTDILGAEDALGDMDFKVAGTSEFVTAIQLDTKLDGIPSSVLTAALQQAHEARLTILGVLNAAIDGPDEMAPTAPRVISVQIPVDKIGELIGPKGKTINAIQDETGAQISIEEDGTVYIGATDGPSAEAARAQVNAIANPTNPEVGEQFLGTVVKIATFGAFISLLPGKDGLLHVSEVRKLAGGKRVENVEDVLGVGQKLLVKITKIDDRGKLSLEPVLEESADQEGRAAASEGPGDAPAEG; this comes from the coding sequence TTGGAAGGTCCAGAAATCACCGCCGCAGAAGCCGTCCTCGACAACGGACGCTTCGGCACCCGCACCGTCCGGTTCGAGACCGGGCGACTCGCGCAGCAGGCACAGGGTGCCGTCGCCGCGTACCTCGACGAGGAGACGATGCTCCTCTCGGCCACCAGCGCCGGAAAGCACCCGCGCGAAGGCTTCGACTTCTTCCCGCTCACCGTCGACGTCGAAGAGCGCTCGTACGCCGCGGGCAAGATCCCCGGCTCGTTCTTCCGCCGTGAGGGACGCCCCTCCACCGAGGCGATCCTCGTCTGCCGTCTCATCGACCGCCCGCTGCGCCCGTCGTTCGTCGACGGTCTCCGCAACGAGGTCCAGATCGTGGTGACGGTCCTCTCGATCGCGCCCGGCGAGTTCTACGACGCGCTCGCGATCAACGCGGCGTCGCTGTCGACCCAGATCTCCGGTCTGCCGTTCTCCGGCCCGATCGCCGGTGTGCGCCTCGCGCTCATCCCGGGCCACGGCGAGAACGCCGACCAGTGGATCGCGTTCCCGACGGTCACCCAGCTCGAGGAGGCCGTGTTCGACCTCATCGTCGCCGGCCGCGTCATCACCGACGCCGACGGCAACGAGGATGTCGCGATCATGATGGTCGAGGCCGAGGCCACCGAGGGTTCGTGGAACCTGATCAAGGGCGGCGCCACCAAGCCGAACGAGCAGGTCGTGGCCGAGGGCCTCGAGGCCTCGAAGCCCTTCATCAAGCAGCTCGTCGCCGCGCAGAACGTCGTCGCGAACACCGCGGCGAAGGAGATCAAGGAGTTCCCGGTCTTCCTGCCGTACAGCCAGGAGACCTACGACTTCGTCGCGCACCGTGCGTACGACAAGCTCGTCCCGATCTACCAGATCGCCGACAAGATCGAGCGCCAGAACGCCGATGACGAGCTGAAGGACGCCGTCAAGGCGGAGCTGCTCGCCGCCGTCGAGTCCGGCGAGCTGCAGGCCGTCGCGACGCTCGAGTTCTCGGCCGCCTACAAGTCCGTCACGAAGAAGATCGTCCGCGGCCGCATCCTCGCCGAGGGCGTCCGCATGGACGGTCGCGGCCTGGCCGACATCCGTCCGCTCGACGCCGAGGTGCAGGTCATCCCACGCGTCCACGGCTCGGCCATCTTCCAGCGCGGCGAGACCCAGATCCTGGGCGTCACCACGCTGAACATGCTCAAGATGGAGCAGCAGATCGACTCGCTGTCGCCCGTCACGCACAAGCGGTACATGCACCACTACAACTTCCCGCCCTACTCGACCGGTGAGACCGGCCGCGTCGGAAGCCCGAAGCGTCGCGAGATCGGGCACGGCTTCCTGGCCGAGCGCGCCCTCGTGCCGGTGCTGCCCAGCCGCGAGGAGTTCCCCTACGCGATCCGTCAGGTGTCCGAGGCTCTCGGCTCCAACGGATCGACGTCGATGGGCTCCGTGTGCGCCTCGACCCTGTCGCTGCTCAACGCCGGTGTGCCGCTGCGCGCCCCGGTCGCGGGCATCGCGATGGGCCTCGTTTCCGACGAGGTCGACGGCCAGACGCGCTACGCCGCGCTGACCGACATCCTCGGCGCCGAGGACGCCCTGGGCGACATGGACTTCAAGGTGGCCGGCACGAGCGAGTTCGTGACCGCGATCCAGCTCGACACGAAGCTCGACGGCATCCCGTCGTCGGTGCTGACTGCCGCGCTGCAGCAGGCCCACGAAGCGCGCCTCACGATCCTCGGTGTGCTCAACGCCGCGATCGACGGCCCCGACGAGATGGCTCCGACGGCTCCGCGCGTGATCAGCGTGCAGATCCCGGTCGACAAGATCGGCGAGCTCATCGGCCCCAAGGGCAAGACGATCAACGCCATCCAGGACGAGACCGGCGCGCAGATCTCCATCGAGGAGGACGGCACCGTCTACATCGGCGCGACCGACGGCCCCTCGGCCGAGGCCGCCCGCGCCCAGGTCAACGCGATCGCCAATCCCACCAACCCGGAGGTCGGCGAGCAGTTCCTCGGAACCGTCGTGAAGATCGCGACGTTCGGCGCGTTCATCTCGCTCCTTCCCGGCAAGGACGGCCTGCTGCACGTCAGCGAGGTCCGCAAGCTCGCCGGCGGCAAGCGTGTGGAGAACGTCGAGGACGTCCTCGGCGTCGGCCAGAAGCTGCTCGTCAAGATCACCAAGATCGACGACCGCGGCAAGCTCTCGCTGGAGCCCGTGCTCGAGGAGTCGGCCGACCAGGAAGGCCGCGCCGCGGCCAGCGAGGGCCCGGGCGACGCCCCGGCCGAAGGCTGA
- a CDS encoding ATP-binding protein: protein MPADARRVSAASVVFVAVAAGVVVLVVVLALLLVLDAQRSARAEAEEVTRGVATSIAVTPSVAAALSEEDPATSLQPLAEAIMSAAGVDFVTIMTPDGIRVSHRDTAEIGRPYLGTIPADGSSLTEEFTGTLGPSVRTIVPVERDGTVVGWVSVGRTVGSIASDLLPRLPFVIVIALAVLVAGLAGAILARRTTRRLAGDLPAGSIRDAVASYESVRTLGEALRAQTHEHGNRMHTAVSLLELGRTREAIEILTETSRQSQALVDQVAARRDGDPTVGALLLGKAAQAREHGVDWSAEIDPAAPRSVLSPVDAVSVVGNLIDNALDAAASGEPPRWVRIAFEPAAHDALRIVVSDSGSGIPDALRESVFEHGFSTKPAGADGRGIGLALVRSIVEDAGGQVSITPAPTTFTVTLPARQP from the coding sequence ATGCCCGCAGATGCCCGCCGGGTCAGCGCCGCCTCGGTCGTCTTCGTCGCCGTCGCGGCGGGGGTGGTCGTGCTGGTCGTGGTGCTCGCCCTGCTCCTCGTGCTCGACGCCCAGCGATCCGCCCGGGCGGAGGCCGAGGAGGTCACCCGGGGCGTGGCGACGTCGATCGCCGTGACGCCCTCGGTGGCCGCGGCGCTGTCCGAGGAGGATCCGGCGACCAGCCTGCAGCCGCTCGCCGAGGCGATCATGTCCGCCGCCGGCGTCGACTTCGTCACGATCATGACGCCGGACGGCATCCGGGTGTCCCACCGCGACACCGCCGAGATCGGCCGCCCGTACCTCGGCACGATCCCGGCCGACGGCTCGTCCCTCACCGAGGAGTTCACCGGCACGCTGGGCCCGTCCGTGCGCACGATCGTCCCGGTGGAGCGCGACGGGACGGTCGTCGGCTGGGTGTCGGTGGGCCGCACCGTCGGCAGCATCGCCTCCGACCTGCTCCCGCGGCTCCCGTTCGTGATCGTCATCGCGCTCGCCGTACTCGTCGCCGGACTCGCGGGCGCCATCCTCGCGCGGCGCACCACTCGGCGCCTCGCCGGCGATCTGCCGGCGGGAAGCATCCGTGACGCCGTCGCCTCGTATGAATCCGTGCGCACCCTCGGCGAGGCGCTCCGAGCGCAGACCCACGAGCACGGCAATCGCATGCACACCGCTGTGTCGCTGCTCGAGCTGGGCCGCACGCGGGAGGCGATCGAGATCCTCACCGAGACCTCCCGGCAGAGCCAGGCGCTGGTCGACCAGGTCGCCGCGCGCCGCGACGGCGACCCCACCGTGGGCGCGCTGCTGCTCGGCAAGGCCGCGCAGGCCCGCGAGCACGGCGTCGACTGGAGCGCCGAGATCGATCCCGCCGCGCCGCGCAGCGTCCTCTCCCCCGTCGACGCCGTATCGGTCGTCGGCAATCTCATCGACAACGCCCTGGACGCCGCGGCGTCGGGCGAGCCCCCGCGCTGGGTCCGCATCGCCTTCGAGCCGGCCGCGCACGACGCGCTGCGGATCGTGGTGTCCGACAGCGGCTCCGGCATCCCGGACGCCCTGCGGGAGAGCGTGTTCGAACACGGGTTCTCCACGAAGCCGGCGGGCGCGGACGGCCGCGGCATCGGCCTGGCCCTGGTGCGCTCCATCGTGGAGGACGCCGGCGGCCAGGTCTCGATCACTCCCGCACCGACGACGTTCACGGTGACACTCCCGGCGAGGCAGCCGTGA
- a CDS encoding aldo/keto reductase, translating to MGFFGVDSTLSSPSPDAAPAVAPGVHPSAPIPVQGPPVGQNVRVALGDSGIDVFPLILGGAEFGWNVDLESSHDILDSYVELGGNAVHTSDSFAAGRSEHIIGQWLHSRGLREDVVLAVRIGGHADNPGLGPVNLIRAVEASLTRLRTDRIDVLYLDATTDSTSALEDTLATAEWLVEAGKVRALGAIGYTAAQLVEARIFSSAGFPRISVLDVPFNVLRRHEFDSDLRLVAGAQGMAVTPSHALEHGFLAGRQRTRLRGALSVRGAQLAANLNRRGSRTLRALDAVGTELGVPDAAVAVAWLLAQKLVTAPIVNAYAPQHVEELVQGVGVRLSRAQLSDIARASE from the coding sequence ATGGGTTTCTTCGGCGTTGACTCGACGCTCTCCTCACCGAGCCCGGATGCCGCCCCCGCCGTGGCACCCGGTGTCCACCCGTCGGCCCCCATTCCGGTCCAGGGCCCGCCCGTCGGGCAGAACGTGCGCGTCGCGCTCGGCGACAGCGGGATCGACGTGTTCCCGCTCATCCTCGGCGGCGCCGAGTTCGGCTGGAACGTCGATCTCGAGTCCAGCCACGACATCCTCGACAGCTACGTCGAGCTCGGCGGCAACGCGGTGCACACCTCCGACAGCTTCGCCGCAGGGCGCAGCGAGCACATCATCGGCCAGTGGCTGCACTCCCGCGGCCTTCGAGAGGACGTGGTGCTCGCGGTGCGCATCGGCGGGCACGCCGACAACCCCGGGCTCGGACCGGTGAATCTGATCCGCGCGGTCGAGGCATCCCTCACCCGGCTCCGTACCGACCGCATCGACGTGCTCTATCTCGATGCGACCACCGACTCGACGTCGGCTCTCGAAGACACCCTCGCCACCGCCGAATGGCTCGTCGAGGCGGGCAAGGTGCGGGCCCTCGGTGCGATCGGCTACACGGCCGCGCAGCTCGTCGAGGCGCGGATCTTCTCGTCGGCCGGCTTCCCTCGGATCAGCGTGCTCGACGTGCCCTTCAACGTCCTGCGCCGCCATGAGTTCGACTCCGATCTGCGTCTGGTCGCCGGCGCGCAGGGCATGGCGGTCACCCCGTCGCACGCGCTCGAGCACGGGTTCCTCGCCGGGCGCCAGCGCACCCGCCTGCGCGGCGCGCTGTCGGTTCGCGGCGCCCAGCTCGCCGCGAACCTCAACCGACGCGGCAGTCGCACGCTGCGCGCGCTCGATGCCGTCGGCACCGAGCTGGGCGTGCCGGACGCCGCCGTGGCGGTCGCCTGGCTCCTGGCGCAGAAGCTCGTCACCGCCCCCATCGTCAACGCCTATGCGCCTCAGCACGTCGAGGAGCTCGTGCAGGGCGTCGGGGTGCGCCTCAGCCGCGCGCAGCTGTCCGACATCGCCCGCGCGTCCGAATAG
- a CDS encoding response regulator: MTGVLLVDDDALTLELHRTYVERLEGFRVTAECTGARAAIAAILDRPVEIDLVLLDVTMPDGTGLDVLRHIRSRGSDVDVIAITGVRDADVVRQMVSLGVSQYLVKPFPFSVFRERLEQYREYRRRAAEAAGAPTQSEIDALLGAFRPSVPVALPKGLSADSLAKVTADVRTHGPVSAVESAGRLGMSRVAARRYLEHLVEAGRVVRSPRYGGPGRPESEYVWRDGV; encoded by the coding sequence GTGACCGGCGTGCTCCTCGTGGACGACGACGCCCTGACGCTCGAGCTCCACCGGACGTACGTGGAGCGGCTCGAGGGATTCCGGGTGACGGCCGAGTGCACCGGGGCGAGGGCGGCGATCGCGGCGATCCTCGATCGACCCGTTGAGATCGACCTCGTGCTGCTCGACGTGACGATGCCCGACGGCACCGGGCTCGACGTCCTCCGGCACATCCGCTCCCGGGGGTCCGACGTCGACGTCATCGCGATCACCGGCGTCCGCGACGCCGATGTGGTCCGACAGATGGTCAGCCTCGGCGTATCCCAGTACCTCGTGAAGCCGTTCCCGTTCAGCGTCTTCCGCGAGCGGCTCGAGCAGTACCGCGAATATCGTCGGCGCGCGGCCGAGGCTGCCGGGGCGCCGACCCAGTCCGAGATCGACGCGCTCCTCGGAGCGTTCCGCCCCTCTGTCCCCGTCGCCCTCCCGAAGGGGCTGTCGGCCGACTCTCTGGCCAAGGTGACGGCCGATGTGCGGACGCACGGCCCGGTGTCGGCCGTCGAGTCCGCCGGGCGGCTCGGGATGTCTCGGGTCGCCGCCCGGCGTTACCTCGAGCACCTCGTCGAGGCCGGGCGGGTCGTGCGTTCGCCCCGGTACGGCGGTCCCGGGCGGCCGGAGTCGGAGTACGTCTGGCGGGACGGAGTCTGA
- a CDS encoding cation:dicarboxylate symporter family transporter, with product MALSTRTTSFTLPGFNWRRGKQAWDKHTWLYVAVIAAVVLGAAVGLLWPEVGQAMRPLGVAFVSLIKMMIAPIIFCTIVVGVGSIAKAATVGKIGGLALLYFMVMSTFALAIGLVVGNILHPGEGLNMASATYEATAEAKTTEEFILGIIPTTFFSAFTGESVLQVLFIALLVGFALQQMGAKGQPIMRAVKNLQALVFRILGMILWLAPLGAFGAIAAVVGDTGIAAIWSLGLLMVAFYITCIVFIVGILGTLLYAVTRVSIFSLVKYLAREYLLIVGTSSSESALPRLIAKMEHLGVSKPVVGITVPTGYSFNLDGTAIYLTMASLFIASGMGAPMSIPEQIGLLVFMIIASKGAAGVTGAGLATLAGGLQAYRPDLVNGVGVIVGIDRFMSEGRALTNFTGNAVATVLIGSWTKEFDAVRARRVLAGELPFDENTLSGSDHDGMSESPDAVGVQGLEEAAVAEADAKEQRARDREAQLIR from the coding sequence ATGGCTCTTTCGACCCGGACGACTTCGTTCACCCTTCCCGGCTTCAACTGGCGCCGTGGCAAGCAGGCATGGGACAAGCACACGTGGCTCTACGTCGCGGTGATCGCGGCGGTGGTGCTGGGTGCGGCGGTGGGCCTCCTGTGGCCCGAGGTCGGGCAGGCGATGAGGCCGTTGGGCGTCGCCTTCGTCAGCCTCATCAAGATGATGATCGCGCCGATCATCTTCTGCACGATCGTCGTGGGCGTCGGCTCGATCGCCAAGGCGGCGACCGTCGGCAAGATCGGCGGGCTCGCGCTGCTGTACTTCATGGTGATGTCCACGTTCGCGCTCGCGATCGGACTCGTCGTCGGCAACATCCTCCACCCGGGCGAGGGCCTCAACATGGCGAGCGCCACCTACGAGGCCACCGCCGAGGCGAAGACCACCGAGGAGTTCATCCTCGGGATCATCCCGACCACGTTCTTCTCGGCGTTCACCGGCGAGAGCGTGCTCCAGGTGCTGTTCATCGCGCTGCTCGTCGGCTTCGCGCTCCAGCAGATGGGTGCCAAGGGGCAGCCCATCATGCGTGCGGTCAAGAACCTGCAGGCGCTGGTGTTCCGCATCCTGGGCATGATCCTGTGGCTGGCCCCGCTCGGCGCGTTCGGGGCCATCGCGGCCGTCGTCGGCGACACCGGGATCGCCGCGATCTGGAGCCTCGGACTGCTCATGGTCGCCTTCTACATCACCTGCATCGTGTTCATCGTCGGCATCCTCGGGACCCTCCTCTACGCCGTCACCCGGGTGAGCATCTTCAGCCTGGTGAAGTACCTCGCCCGCGAGTACCTCCTCATCGTGGGCACGTCGTCCTCGGAGTCGGCGCTGCCCCGTCTGATCGCGAAGATGGAGCACCTCGGGGTCTCCAAGCCCGTCGTCGGCATCACCGTGCCGACCGGCTACTCGTTCAACCTCGACGGCACGGCGATCTACCTGACCATGGCGTCGCTGTTCATCGCGAGCGGGATGGGCGCCCCGATGTCCATCCCCGAGCAGATCGGCCTGCTGGTCTTCATGATCATCGCCTCCAAGGGCGCGGCGGGCGTCACGGGCGCCGGCCTCGCGACACTGGCCGGGGGACTCCAGGCGTACCGTCCTGACCTGGTCAACGGCGTCGGGGTCATCGTCGGCATCGACAGGTTCATGTCGGAGGGCCGGGCCCTGACGAACTTCACCGGCAACGCCGTCGCGACCGTGCTGATCGGATCGTGGACGAAGGAGTTCGACGCGGTGCGCGCCCGGCGTGTGCTCGCCGGTGAGCTGCCCTTCGACGAGAACACGCTCTCGGGAAGCGACCACGACGGGATGTCCGAGTCGCCCGACGCCGTCGGCGTCCAGGGACTCGAGGAGGCCGCCGTCGCGGAGGCCGACGCGAAGGAGCAGCGCGCACGGGACCGCGAGGCCCAGCTCATCCGCTGA
- a CDS encoding DedA family protein — MTEQLLAELAAGPWALPLLFVLVLGDAFLVVVPGEAAVTAFGALSVTTGSPPLAAVIAVAAVAAMAGDVCCFVVGRTVGLERWRWMRTARARSAFAWARARLDRSAGAVVFTARFIPFARLAVNIVAGATRVPAPRYAAIVAVAACAWAAYQALIGAVVARILPGGPAVAVIASIVVAVALGLALDAVLSRVWRRRDTQAEPEA; from the coding sequence GTGACCGAGCAGCTGCTGGCCGAGCTCGCCGCGGGGCCGTGGGCGCTGCCGCTGCTGTTCGTCCTGGTGCTCGGCGATGCGTTCCTCGTCGTCGTGCCGGGCGAGGCCGCCGTCACGGCGTTCGGCGCTCTGTCGGTCACCACGGGGTCGCCGCCGCTCGCCGCGGTGATCGCCGTCGCCGCGGTCGCTGCGATGGCGGGCGACGTCTGCTGCTTCGTCGTCGGACGCACGGTCGGGCTCGAGCGCTGGCGATGGATGCGCACCGCTCGCGCACGGTCGGCGTTCGCATGGGCGCGGGCACGCCTCGATCGCAGCGCCGGCGCGGTCGTGTTCACCGCGCGCTTCATCCCGTTCGCCCGTCTCGCGGTCAACATCGTGGCCGGTGCGACCCGCGTTCCCGCGCCCCGGTACGCCGCGATCGTCGCGGTCGCGGCGTGCGCGTGGGCGGCCTACCAGGCGCTCATCGGCGCGGTCGTCGCCCGGATCCTTCCAGGCGGCCCGGCCGTGGCCGTCATCGCGTCGATCGTCGTCGCAGTCGCGCTGGGACTCGCTCTCGACGCGGTGCTCTCGCGGGTCTGGCGCCGCCGAGACACGCAGGCGGAGCCCGAGGCATGA
- a CDS encoding YrhK family protein produces MTGDAAARASEAVPDRVRRLRREAYGFAIGSLCFFAGALPLYADWAGAVWTNLTFFAGSIFFTSAALIQLLLSGRRPPREHTNRPDRADWWSAAIQFAGTLAFNVSTAAALIAAIARPDAVGVGWRPDFWGSIAFLVSSFLAVEATRGRERLWDRDARTWHGTGLNMLGSVAFGVSAIAAFVVPATGDMVSEQWTNIGTAVGALCFFTAAILSRRTIHHGDILKRLRRRPSA; encoded by the coding sequence GTGACGGGCGACGCTGCGGCGCGCGCGTCCGAAGCCGTGCCCGACCGCGTGCGACGACTGCGCCGCGAGGCCTACGGATTCGCGATCGGCTCGCTGTGCTTCTTCGCGGGCGCGCTTCCGCTCTACGCCGACTGGGCGGGCGCGGTATGGACGAACCTCACGTTCTTCGCCGGCTCGATCTTCTTCACGTCCGCCGCGCTCATCCAGCTGCTCCTGAGCGGCCGCCGTCCGCCCCGCGAGCACACGAACCGCCCCGATCGGGCGGACTGGTGGTCCGCGGCGATCCAGTTCGCGGGCACCCTGGCCTTCAACGTCTCCACGGCGGCGGCGCTGATCGCGGCGATCGCACGCCCCGATGCCGTCGGTGTCGGCTGGCGGCCCGACTTCTGGGGGTCGATCGCGTTCCTCGTGTCGAGCTTCCTCGCCGTCGAGGCGACCCGCGGGCGGGAGCGCCTGTGGGATCGGGATGCCCGCACATGGCACGGCACCGGGCTCAACATGCTCGGCTCGGTGGCTTTCGGGGTGTCGGCGATCGCCGCATTCGTCGTGCCGGCGACGGGCGACATGGTCAGCGAACAGTGGACGAACATCGGGACCGCCGTCGGCGCCCTCTGCTTCTTCACCGCTGCCATCCTTTCGCGCCGGACCATCCACCACGGCGACATCCTGAAGCGACTGCGGCGCCGTCCGTCGGCCTGA
- a CDS encoding glycosyltransferase: MRVALLAESFLPHMNGVTGSVLQVLRHLAAEGHETLVIAPRAGAVDGDLHGARTELLRSVPLPGYPDVRVVFARAARLTSILRDFRPDVIHLASPFVLGWQGLAAADALRVPAVAVYQTDIVAYARKYGMPHATALVGRHVSRLHRRATITLAPSSSAMRQLDELGVDRLRRWGRGVDSVRFAPDRRSEPWRARIAPGETVIGYVGRLAPEKQVEDLAAVADLPGTRLVIVGDGPSRTALERMLPRAVFLGHLDGGALAEALASFDVFVHTGESETFGQTIQEALASGVPVVATGVGGPVDLVRSSIDGWLYRPGDLRDLRERVVDLVGDEGKRRAFAASAGESVRHRTWEALCRQLVGHYEDARTLRPIDDALLQRAATRPGAPPTPPAVRPRWSRYVALGDSLTEGLCDTSRMPEGQHRGWADRLAQLLAHESAAAEPLRYANLAVRSRRVRDLAEEQLPAALALRPDLVSILMGANDLVGGPVDIAALAAEVEASVRTLRNAGIDVLLVTPFLPRRRAAALLARRFAAFASELRRVAADTGAILLDMESLPAIGDLELWASDRVHLRSRGHRFLAYRAADVLGVPDAEALGGLDAALHVDDDPVAQGTWLRRDVLPWVWRRLHGRKAGDGLAPKHSGYVVIGGRGDVRSRART; this comes from the coding sequence GTGAGAGTCGCGCTGCTCGCCGAATCGTTCCTGCCACACATGAACGGGGTGACGGGTTCCGTGCTCCAGGTGCTGCGCCACCTCGCAGCCGAAGGGCACGAGACCCTCGTCATCGCCCCTCGAGCCGGAGCGGTCGACGGCGACCTCCACGGCGCCCGCACCGAGCTGCTGCGCTCGGTGCCGCTGCCGGGGTATCCCGACGTGCGGGTGGTGTTCGCGCGCGCCGCCCGCCTCACGTCGATCCTCCGCGACTTCCGACCCGACGTGATCCACCTGGCGTCGCCGTTCGTCCTGGGGTGGCAGGGGCTCGCCGCCGCGGACGCGCTCCGCGTGCCCGCCGTGGCCGTCTATCAGACCGACATCGTGGCGTACGCGCGGAAGTACGGGATGCCGCATGCCACCGCACTGGTCGGGCGCCACGTCTCGCGGCTGCACCGCCGCGCCACGATCACGCTCGCGCCGTCGTCCTCGGCGATGCGCCAGCTCGACGAACTCGGGGTGGACCGGCTGCGTCGGTGGGGCCGCGGCGTCGACAGCGTCCGTTTCGCCCCCGACCGCCGCAGCGAGCCCTGGCGAGCGAGGATCGCCCCGGGCGAGACCGTGATCGGCTACGTCGGTCGCCTCGCACCCGAGAAGCAGGTCGAGGACCTCGCGGCGGTCGCCGACCTGCCCGGCACGCGCCTGGTCATCGTCGGCGACGGTCCGTCGCGTACCGCCCTCGAGCGGATGCTTCCCCGCGCCGTCTTCCTCGGCCACCTCGACGGCGGCGCGCTGGCTGAGGCCCTGGCGAGCTTCGACGTCTTCGTGCACACCGGCGAGAGCGAGACCTTCGGGCAGACGATCCAGGAGGCGCTCGCGAGCGGGGTGCCGGTGGTGGCGACCGGCGTGGGCGGTCCGGTCGACCTCGTGCGCTCGAGCATAGACGGCTGGCTCTACCGCCCCGGAGACCTGCGCGACCTGCGCGAGCGCGTCGTCGATCTCGTCGGCGACGAGGGCAAGCGGCGCGCGTTCGCGGCATCCGCGGGTGAGTCCGTGCGCCATCGCACGTGGGAGGCGCTCTGCCGCCAGCTGGTCGGGCACTACGAAGACGCGCGGACGCTGCGGCCCATCGACGACGCGCTGCTCCAGCGGGCCGCCACCCGGCCCGGGGCGCCCCCGACGCCGCCCGCCGTGCGCCCGCGGTGGTCGCGCTACGTCGCCCTCGGAGACTCGCTGACCGAGGGCCTGTGCGACACCTCGCGCATGCCGGAGGGACAGCATCGCGGCTGGGCGGACCGGCTCGCCCAGCTGCTCGCGCACGAGAGCGCCGCGGCGGAGCCTCTGCGCTACGCGAACCTCGCCGTCCGCAGCCGCCGCGTGCGGGACCTCGCCGAAGAGCAGCTTCCGGCCGCCCTCGCGCTGAGACCCGACCTGGTCTCGATCCTGATGGGCGCCAACGACCTCGTCGGGGGCCCGGTCGACATCGCGGCGCTCGCCGCGGAGGTCGAAGCCTCCGTTCGCACCCTGAGGAACGCGGGAATCGACGTGCTGCTCGTCACGCCGTTCCTGCCGCGCCGGAGAGCGGCAGCGCTGCTCGCGCGGCGGTTCGCGGCGTTCGCGTCCGAGCTGCGACGCGTGGCGGCCGACACCGGCGCGATCCTGCTCGACATGGAGTCCCTGCCCGCGATCGGCGACCTCGAGCTGTGGGCATCGGATCGCGTGCACCTGCGCTCCCGCGGACACCGATTCCTCGCCTACCGTGCGGCCGATGTGCTGGGCGTGCCCGATGCCGAGGCCCTCGGCGGGCTCGATGCGGCGCTCCATGTCGACGACGACCCGGTCGCGCAGGGCACGTGGCTGCGACGCGACGTGCTGCCGTGGGTATGGCGCCGCCTCCATGGGCGGAAGGCGGGCGACGGCCTCGCGCCGAAGCACTCCGGGTACGTCGTGATCGGAGGGCGCGGCGACGTCCGGTCCCGCGCGCGCACCTGA